A window of Mangifera indica cultivar Alphonso chromosome 11, CATAS_Mindica_2.1, whole genome shotgun sequence contains these coding sequences:
- the LOC123229223 gene encoding probable carboxylesterase 18, whose protein sequence is MSQNPNTSPNLPWKCRLLMNYVAYLVDMCRRPNFTVNRRLYKLFDLKSSPSKTPINGVTTSDIMVDASRNLWFRLFTPENGSGNDVSLPVIMYFHGGGFCFLGPDTSALDRFCKRLSRELHVVIVSVNYRLAPEYRFPCQQDDGVDVLKFLDTTNIEGFPACANLNHCFIAGDSAGGNLAHQVTLGAIETYFRKLKIIGLITIQPLLGGEERTESEVRLHKSTLMPMERTDWMWKAFLPEGSNRDHPACNVFGPNAIDVSGLNFPATAVVVGGFDTLQDWQKRYYKGLKESGKEVYLIEYPNAVHSFYAHPELPESSMLIEECGDFIRKQCAKT, encoded by the coding sequence ATGTCCCAAAATCCTAATACTTCACCAAACCTCCCATGGAAGTGCCGGCTTTTGATGAACTACGTTGCTTACCTAGTCGACATGTGTCGCCGCCCTAACTTTACTGTCAACCGTCGTCTCTATAAACTCTTTGACCTCAAATCTTCCCCTTCAAAAACACCTATTAATGGTGTCACAACCTCAGATATCATGGTTGACGCCTCTCGCAACCTCTGGTTTCGCCTTTTTACACCTGAAAATGGCAGTGGCAACGACGTAAGCTTACCAGTCATCATGTACTTCCATGGGGGAGGATTCTGTTTTCTGGGTCCCGATACATCTGCCCTGGACAGGTTTTGCAAAAGGCTGTCCCGGGAGCTTCATGTTGTGATAGTTTCTGTAAACTATCGTCTGGCGCCGGAGTATCGATTTCCATGTCAACAGGATGATGGTGTTGATGTGCTCAAGTTTCTTGACACAACAAATATTGAAGGCTTCCCTGCTTGTGCTAATCTCAATCACTGTTTCATTGCTGGAGACAGTGCAGGTGGGAACTTGGCACATCAAGTAACACTTGGAGCTATTGAGACCTATTTTCGGAAGCTAAAGATCATTGGGCTTATAACGATTCAACCACTTTTAGGTGGAGAAGAGAGGACTGAATCAGAAGTTCGGCTTCATAAATCTACATTAATGCCAATGGAGAGAACCGATTGGATGTGGAAAGCGTTTTTACCAGAAGGTTCGAATAGAGACCATCCAGCTTGTAATGTTTTCGGGCCCAATGCAATTGATGTCTCTGGCCTAAACTTTCCGGCAACGGCTGTAGTTGTTGGAGGGTTTGATACATTGCAAGATTGGCAAAAGAGGTACTATAAAGGGTTGAAGGAAAGTGGAAAAGaagtttatttgattgagtACCCTAACGCTGTTCACTCTTTCTACGCCCACCCTGAGCTTCCTGAGTCTTCTATGTTGATTGAGGAGTGCGGGGATTTCATACGAAAGCAATGTGCTAAAAcatga